Part of the Natronobacterium gregoryi SP2 genome, GCAACGCCGCGCTCGCAATCGAGACCGACTGCGATCCCGACCGCGCCCTCGAGGTGGCCGGCGACCGCCTCGAGTCACTCGCGGAAACCGCCGACGAACGGACGAACCCGGGGCTGGTGGTAGCCGACACAGACGTCGAATCGGTCCCCGAGGACGTGGCCGGGCTCGCCGACCGCGCGATCCGCGAGGAACTCACGATCGCCGAGGCCGTCGACCGCATCGACAGGCACGGCTACCGCTCGTGGCACGCCGGCAACGGCCGTGGACGGATCGGCGCGCTGGCTGCGATCGGCGCACCGCAGGCGCTCGAGGAGTGGACTTACGAGCAAATCTCCTACCGCGACCCCGATCGATGGGGAACACCTCGGATGGTCGACGAGGAGAGCGTCTTCACGGCGGCCGACTGGGGCTACCCCGAGGCGTGGGACACGGTCGACCGGGGCGAAGACGAAGCCGTCTGCGTTCCACACACGCCGGGCCCGATTCTGTACGGCATCCGCGGCGACGACCCCGAAACTGTCTGGAAAACAGCGGATCGGATCGACGGCGAACCCGTCCACGCGAGCCAGCTATTCGTGACCAACCAGGGCACCGACGCCCACCTTCAGAACGGAACGATCGACGAGGCCCACGACGACCGAGCCTACCGGCTCGAGGGCCGGGTCACGACCGACCCCGAGACGCGCCAGGGCGGCCACGTCTTTTTCGAACTCGCCGGCGAGGAGTCGCGTCTCGAGTGTGCCGCCTTCGAACCGACCAAACGGTTCCGTGACCGGGTCCGATCGCTACGCGTCGGCGATCGGATCACCGCCTGTGGCGAACTGTCGGACGGAACGCTCAAACTCGAGAAGTTCGCGGTGCGGGAACTCGTCCGGACCGAACTCGCGACGCCGATCTGTCCCGGC contains:
- a CDS encoding tRNA(Ile)(2)-agmatinylcytidine synthase → MTVVGIDDTDSRERGMCTTYVAREVAKRLRRDRASVGRLFLVRLNPAVEYKTRGNAALAIETDCDPDRALEVAGDRLESLAETADERTNPGLVVADTDVESVPEDVAGLADRAIREELTIAEAVDRIDRHGYRSWHAGNGRGRIGALAAIGAPQALEEWTYEQISYRDPDRWGTPRMVDEESVFTAADWGYPEAWDTVDRGEDEAVCVPHTPGPILYGIRGDDPETVWKTADRIDGEPVHASQLFVTNQGTDAHLQNGTIDEAHDDRAYRLEGRVTTDPETRQGGHVFFELAGEESRLECAAFEPTKRFRDRVRSLRVGDRITACGELSDGTLKLEKFAVRELVRTELATPICPGCERTMESAGRDQGYRCRDCKTTAKAKREVDVERDLETGWYEVPPCARRHIAKPLVRGGFDAPTHPER